The Natranaerovirga pectinivora DNA segment TTGCCAAGGCACCTGCTACAGAGTTAGGATTAGATTTTGCGGCTACTTTTAATACTTCCACGTTGTAAATCCCCCTTTAAATTTGTAATTGTAATTAAATATAATCATAAGTTAATTATAATTCATAATATATATTAAAGCAATAGAATTCTAGTCTTATTTACTAGAAAAATGTGTATTTATTAAAAATTATAGAAGAATTTTAGATTCATAAAAGATTTATATTGTTTAATATCTCATAAGTTAATATTAATTAAAATATATCTTATATAAGACATTAATGTCTTAATAAATTAATAAATTTAAAAAAAAGACTACTGTTTTCATAGTAGTCTTTTTTGTATATTATTTTGCATATTCAATTGCTCTTACTTCTCTAATAACATTAATTTTAATTTGTCCTGGGTATTCTAATTCTGCTTCAATTTGTTTAGCTATATCTCTACCCACTAAAACCATTTCTTCATCATTCACTTGGTCTGGAATCACCATTATACGAATTTCTCTACCCGCTTGTATTGCAAAAGATTTTTCAACACCTTTAAAGTTTTCTGCTATTTCTTCTAGTTTTTGTAATCGTTTTATATAAGTTTCTAACGTTTCTCTTCTAGCCCCTGGTCTAGCAGCTGATATAGTATCTGCCGCTTGAACAATAACAGCTATAATACTCTCTGGTTCAACATCTCCATGATGGGCTTCTAAAGCATTAATAACCACTTTAGACTCTTTATATTTTCTACATAAATCTGAACCGATTTGAATATGAGAGCCTTCCATTTCGTGATCAACAGATTTACCAATGTCATGTAATAATCCAGCTCTTTTAGCCAGTCTTATATCAACACCTATTTCTGCAGCAATTAAACCACATAAATGTGCAACTTCTATTGAATGTTTAAGTGCATTTTGGCCATAACTTGTTCTAAACTTCATTTTTCCTAGCAAACGAACAAGTTCCGGATGTATGCCGTGAACGCCTACATCAAATGTAGCCATTTCACCTTCTTCACGAATCATTGTTTCAACTTCTTTTTGAGCTTTTTCTACCATTTCTTCAATTCTTGCAGGATGTATACGACCATCTACAATAAGCTTTTCAAGTGCAATTCTTGCAACTTCTCTTCTTATTGGATCAAATCCTGATAAAATTACTGCTTCAGGCGTATCATCAATTATTAGATCAATTCCTGTTAAAGTTTCTAAAGTTCTAATATTTCTACCTTCTCTACCAATGATTCGACCTTTCATCTCATCACTTGGTAATTGTACAACAGATACTGTAGTCTCAGCTACATGATCAGCTGCACATTTTTGAATAGCAATTGCAAGTATGTCCTTAGCTTTTTTATTTGCTTCTTCTTTTGCTTTGTTCTCTAATTCTTTTACTAGAATGGCAGTTTCATGTTTCACTTCATTTTCAACGATTTCTAAAAGGTATTCTTTTGCCTGTTCGGAGGTGAGCCCAGATATTCTCTCTAATTCTTCCATTTGTTTTGATATCATTGTATCTACTTCTAATCTAAGATTATCAATTTCTTCTTCTTTACTAGCAAATTGACCTTCTTTTTTCTCTAACAACTCTGTTTTTCTATCTAAAGCCTCTTCTTTTTGAAGAAGTCTTCTTTCAAGTCGTTGTAGTTCATTTCTTCTTTCTTTGACTTCTTTATCAAGATCATTTTTTACTTTTAGAGTTTCTTCTTTTGTTTCAAGAAGAACTTCTCTTTTCTTAGATTCTGCATTTTTTAATGCATCATCAATGATTTCTCTTGATCTTTTTTCAGCCGATCCAATTTGAGCTTCAGCAATCTTTCTTCTATATGCTACTCCAAGCGCAAAAGCAATGGCTGCTACAAAGAAGAGGACTACAACAAAGATTATTATTGTTATAACATCTCCCACAGGTTGCACCTCCTTTATTAAGTTTTCATTGTACTAATATAAGTAAATATACGACAATTAAATTTTATAACTTTTTAGACATTATGTCAAGTTTAACAACTTTCTTTTTTGTATATTTTATTTTTTTTTTACTTGAACACCTCTAAATACCTATATAAAATCACTAATTTTTTATTGAATTTTTATGAAGTTATCTATTATCATTTTTACAAGACTTTATTAAATTTATAACAATCTTTTAGTGCATTATATACTATATATAAGCTACTTCTTTATTTATTTTGTTCATTTTCTTTAATGATCTTCATAACCAAAGAAGGGTTAAACCCTTTTCTCACTAAATAATAATATAGTTTTTGAATAGATTCTTTATTACTAGTATGGTTTTTTGTTTTTTTATGAATCAACGTCTTTATTATCTCTTCTTCATTCACTTCTATGTCTTTTAAAACATCAGAAATTATACTATCAGAAACACCTTTATTCTTTAATTCATATTTAATTTGGTATAGACTCTTTTTTTCTTTTTTTGCATTAAGATAGTTTGTTGCATATCTATAATCATCAATAATGTGGTAGTCTTTACAAAAAAATATAACTTTTTGTATAACCAAATCAATAAACCCTTCTTTTTTTAATTTCAAACAAACATCCTGTTCTGTTCTATCACAGTATTTTATGTAGTTTAATGCTTTTGATTTTGCCTTTTTATAGACTATATTGTCTATGATGCTATTAATTCTCTCTAGAGATAACTCTTGTTCTTCTTTTATGTCTAATTTTTTGATTTCTTTGTTTGTTAACCAAAAAAAGTATTCATCATTAAAATAAACTGATATTCTATCTTTTTTTGGGTCAACTATCAATTCAGTTACTTCCATTATTCTCTCCCTCTGTGTTTCTTTATAGTGTGTTGCTTTTTTAACAATGTTCATTATACACTAATATACATTACCCGACAAGTTTTTTAGTAGTAATTTTTAAAGTTATATATAAAAAGCCTTACTCTTGTAAAGTAAGGCCTAAATTAATTATTCATTAGATTGTTTTTTTTCTTTTTTCGGACTAGTAGCCACTTCTTCTTCTTTTTTAGCTGGAAGTTTATAATATTCTCTTACTAATCGTTCAACTTCGATTAATGTTTCAGGATTCTCAATTAAATATGCTTTAGCATTTTCTCTACCTTGACCTAATCTAATATCATTAAAAGAGTACCATGCCCCACTTTTGTTTATGATATTAATATTGGAAGCCAGATCAAGTATATCTCCTTCTTTAGAAATTCCCTTTCCAAACATAATATCAAATTCTGCTTCTTTAAAAGGCGGTGCTATTTTGTTTTTAACAACTTTTACTCTCGTTCTATTTCCAATCATCTCACTACTTTGTTTAAGAGTTTCGATTCTTCTTACATCCAACCTAATAGAAGAGTAAAACTTCAATGCACGTCCACCTGTTGTTGTTTCAGGGCTACCAAACATTATGCCTACTTTTTCTCTTAACTGATTAATGAAAATTACAATACATTTCGATTTATTAATAACTCCTGTTAGCTTTCTAAGAGCCTGAGACATAAGTCTTGCTTGCAAACCTACATGACTATCTCCCATCTCCCCTTCTATTTCCGCTCTAGGAACTAAAGCTGCTACAGAGTCAACGATTACAATATCAATAGCGCCAGAACGCACCATTGTTTCAGTTATTTCTAATGCTTGTTCCCCATTATCAGGTTGGGATATATATAAATTTTCAACGTCTACACCTATTTTACTAGCATACTCAGGATCTAAAGCATGTTCTGCATCAACAAATCCTGCTATACCACCTCTTTTTTGAACTTCAGCTACCATATGTAATGCTACTGTTGTCTTACCACTCGATTCAGGACCGTATACTTCTACTATTCTACCTTTTGGTACCCCCCCTGCTCCTAAAGCGATATCTAAACTTAAGGAACCTGTAGGAATTGTTTCAATATTCATATGCTCTCTAGATTGTCCTAATTTCATAACTGAACCTTTACCAAACTGCTTTTCTATCTGGGACAAAGCAGCGTCTAAGGCTTTTTGCTTATCATCATTCATAAATAAATCCCCCTTCAAACTTTTTCCGAACCTGTGTTCGTTTTTATTATAATACACTTTTATACGTCCGTCAACCTTAAATTTGAAAGTATTATTTTCAAACTTGCTTGCAAGGGTTTGAAAATAATACTTTCAAAGAAGCTTATGGCTTTTACAAGGTAAAAGGCATAAGGTGAGTTGTTATTTTCAAACTTGCTTGCAAGGGTTTGAAAATAATACTTTCAATGAAGCTTATGGCTTTTACAAGGTAAAAGGCATAAGGTGAGTTGTTGTTTTCAAACTTGCTTGCAAGGGTTTGAAAATAATACTTTCAATGAAGCTTATGGCTTTTACAAGGTAAAAGGCATAAGGTGAGTTGTTGTTTTCAAACTTGCTTGCAAGGGTTAGGGTTTGAAAATAATACTTTCAATGAAGCTTATGGCTTTTACAAGGTAAAAGGCATAAGGTGAGTTGTTGTTTTCAAACTTGCTTGCAAGGGTTAGAAGAACAAAAGTATAAAAAACAAACTCTGATTAAGAATTTGTTTTTATATTGTATTGTATTTAATTATTAAGCAGCTCTAATCTAAGTAAGTTTATAGCTGCTATAACGCTATTATTTCTTATTCTTTCCCTACTACCTACAAAATTGTATTCTTTAACAGTTGTTTTTCCATTTATATAACAACCAATATACACTAATCCAACAGGTTTATCTTCCGTTCCTCCTGTAGGACCAGCAATACCTGTTACAGATAATGATACCTCAGACCCAGAAACTTTAGCCATAGCCTCCACCATTTCTTTTGCAGTATGACCACTTACTGCACCATATTGATTAATTGTCTCTTCTTTTACACCTAGGTTTACCTTAGCCTCATTTGAATAAGTAATTTGACCTTCCTTATATACAGTAGAAATACCGCTACAGTTAATGATTCTACCACTAAGTAAACCACCTGTACAAGACTCTACAATTGAAAGGGTATATTCTTTTTCTAAAAGCAAATCCAAAACCACTTCTTCAAGGGTTTTGTCTTCATTGGTATAAATTGAATCCCCTAATATGTCATAAACGGCCTTTTCTGTTGGCTCTATTAATTCATAAGCTTCTTTTTCAGATAGAGCTTTTGCTGTTAGTCTTAAATGAACTTCCCCATCTTTTGCATAAGGTGCAATAGTGGGATTACTTTGACCATTAATTAACTCTGTTAATAATTCTTCTACTGTACTTTCTCCAATTCCTACAACTCTTAAAGTCTTAGAAGCAATGGTTTCAGAACTTATTTTTCTTATATAAGGCTTTACCTGCTCCTCAAATAAAGGCACCATTTCTTTAGGTGGTCCTGGTAATAATACTAATATTTTATTATCTTCGTTAACAATGAGGCCTGGTGCTGTTCCATTATTGTTTTCAAGAACAAGAGAACCTTCAGGAATTAAAGCTTGTTTTAAGTTATTACTAGCCATTTTTACTTTTCTTTTATTAAAAAAGTCTATAAGCTTTTTTTCAGTGTATTCATCCTTTACAAGAGGTTTATCAACTACTTTAGCCACAACCTCTTTTGTTAAATCGTCCTGTGTAGGGCCCAGCCCACCTGTTAAAAACACTATATCTGAACCTTGTAGTGCCCTTTTTATTGTCTCTTCTAACCTTTTTTCATTGTCCCCTACCACCGTTTGAAAAAACACCGAAAGACCTAACTCAGAACATTCTTCTGACAAGTACTTAGCATTGCTATTCAATATATTTCCCAGTAACAATTCTGTTCCCACTGAAATTATTTCTGCAATCATTTACTTGCTCCCTTCAGTTAAAACATGTTTGTTTTTAACCATATAGTCAACTGCAGATATTATTGTAAAGATTACTGCAATATAAACTAGAGCATTTTCAATATAGAATATATATTCACCATCAAATCTAGCCATTAATACTAAGATCATAACCATTTGAAAAACCGTTTTAATTTTTCCCCATTTACTAGCTGCAATAACCAATCCTTCTGATGCTGCAACCACTCTAAAGCCACTAATTAAAAATTCCCTACTAATAATAAGAATAACTACCCAAGGTGCTAACCATCCTAAATAAACAAAAGCTATTAAAGCAGATGCTACCAACAACTTATCTGCAAGTGGATCCATAAATTTACCAAAGTTGGTAACCAAGTTCATAGAACGGGCAAGGTAACCATCTAAAAAGTCAGTAAAACTAGCAACTGCAAATATAACCAATGCATAGATATGATTCATTGCAGTAAAATCCGTTAATATAAAAACAAGAAAAATTGGTATTAACATAACCCTTAAAATAGTAAGCTTATTCGCTATATTCACTAAATCATCTCCCCGATTAAATCGTATTCATTTGATTCTGTAATTAGCACTTTTATCATCTCTCCAGAAATAATTTCTTCATCAGCTTTTACAAAAACATACCCATCTACATTAGGTGCGTCTTTATAACTTCTACCAATATATACTTTATCTTCAGGTAAATAGCCCTCAATAAGTACATCAATGGTTCTTCCTATCATTTCTTTTGTCTTTTCAAAAGATATCTCTTGTTGTAGTTTCATAATGTCATTTTGTCTTTGCTTTTTAATTTTTTCTGTAATTTGACCTGGTAATAATGCCGCAGGAGTATCTTCTTCTTTTGAATAAGTGAATACGCCTAATCTGTCAAATTTCATTTCTTTAACAAATTCTACTACATTCTGATGTTGCTCCTGAGTTTCTCCAGGGAACCCTGTAATAATAGTTGTTCTTAAAGCAATATCTGGTACCAATTCCCTTATTCTATTGATTTTATTGCGTAAATCTTCTTGAGTGGTTTTTCTTCCCATTTTCTTCAGTATGGCACTGTCACCATGTTGAATAGGTATATCTAGATAATTACATATTTTATCATTTTTATTCATTACTTCTAATAATTCATCTGAAATTTCCTCTGGATAACAATAAAGAACCCTTATCCATCGTAACCCTTCAATAGTAGACAGTTCTTCTAACAACTTAGGTAAAAGATATTTACCATATAAGTCTATCCCATAAACTGTTGTATCTTGAGCAACTAGTATGATTTCTTTAATCCCTTTTTGTACTAAAAGAGTCGCTTCTTTAACAATGTCTTCAATTGGTCTACTTTTATACTTTCCTCTTAAGCTTGGAATAATACAATAGGTACAAAGTTTATCACAGCCTTCAGCAATTTTTATATAAGAATAAAAACCACCCGTTGTATTAATTCTATCTGTATAAGAAGACAAATTATCATTTACATCTTTATAAGAAGTAAATTTTTTACCTTCTAAAGCTTCATCTATAGCATTTAAAATCTCATCATAACTAGAGGTTCCCAGTAAAGCATCTACCTCTGGAATCTCTTTAATAATTTCATCTTTATATCGCTCTGATAAACAGCCAGCTGCAATTAAAACCTTACAAACACCTGTCTTTTTATGCTCAGCCATCTCTAAAATGGTATTAATACTCTCTTCTTTAGCATCACTAATAAAACAACAGGTATTAACAACAATTATATTAGCCTCTTCCTCATTATTGGTTAATTCATACCCTTTCTCTCTAATTAATCCTAACATTACTTCACTGTCAACTAGGTTCTTATCACAACCTAAAGATACAAACATAAGTTTCATTATAAGTGTTTCTCCTTCCAAAATTAAACAAATAGCAATTAATCGCTCTATATTTCATAACGCTCAAAATGACAAAGCTTTAAACTAAAACTTTGCCAATTGTAAAATGTCTTTATATTTTTCGCAAAAACAGCAAAAAACAACGGAATCTTATCTAGTGTATTCAAGGCATATATAATCTTATTGGCGTCGACCGGCTGAAAGGAACGGCAGCCAATAAGACTATATATGCCTTGAGTACACGTTCCATGAGCTTCCTCATTAAGTATTATACATCAATTCTTTAAAAAAAGAAAACCTTTTTAACCCAATCGCTCTGCAGACTGCACACAATTACTCATTAACATTGCAATGGTCATAGGCCCAACCCCACCAGGAACTGGCGTAATAGCACTAACATGTTCGACCACATCGTCAAAATCAACATCCCCACAAAGCTTTCCATCCACTCTGTGAATACCAACATCAATAACAACGGCTCCATCTTTAACAAACTCTTTCGTTACAAACTTAGGCTTCCCAATTGCAGCCACAAGTATATCTGCTCTTTTAGTAACTTCTTTTAAATCCTTTGTTCTAGAATGACATATTGTAACCGTTCCATTTTCTCTTAGTAATAACATACCCATAGGCTTCCCTACAATATTACTTCTACCAATTACAACACATTCTTTGCCTTCTATATCAATATTAGAACGTTTTAAAAGCTCTATAATCCCATACGGTGTACAGGAAACAAAACCTACTTGACCAATACTTAGTGCACCAACGCTTTCTGGATGAAAACCATCTACATCTTTACTTGGGTCAATGGCTTTTATCACTTTTTGTTCATCAATCCCTTTTGGTAATGGCAATTGAACTAGAATACCATGGACATCTTTTTTATTATTCAATTCATTAATTAAATTTAATAACTCTATTTCTGAAGTTTCTTCTGACATTTCATAAGATAAAGAGTGAATACCTATGTATTCACAAGCCTTCTTTTTATGAGATACATACACCTTAGAAGCTTCATCCTTACCAACTAAAACAACTGCTAAAGTTGGGGTAATGCCTTTGTTTTTTAATTCTGCTACTTTTCCCTTTAATTCTTCTTTAATATCATTAGAAATTTTCTTACCATCAATTAATTTTGCTGCCATCATCTCGTCCTCCCTTAACTTAAGCCTATTATTTTACCACTTTGATCCATATCTATATTTTCTGCTGCTGGTCTTTTGGGAAGCCCAGGCATAATCATAACATCACCCGTCACAACTACCACAAATCCAGCTCCTGCAGATACATACATTTCTCGCACATTAATTGTAAAATCTTTTGGTCTTCCCAGTAGATCTTTGTTATCAGATAAAGAATATTGAGTTTTTGCAATGCAGATAGGTAAATGCTCCATCCCTAATTCTTTAATTTGTTTAATTGTTTTTTCTGCACTTGCAGAATAAATCACGTCTTTTGCGCCATAAATCTCTCTAGCTACTGTTTCTACTTTTTCTTTAATAGTTGCTGAATCCTCATATAAAAGCTTAAAGTGACTTTCTTTGTTTTGCAATGTATAAAGGACTTTATTGGCAAGCTCGATACCACCTTCTCCCCCTTTTTCCCATACATTGGATAAAGCAAATTCACAGCCCAGTGTTTCACAATATTCTTTTACAAAATTGACTTCTTTATCTGTATCACTTACAAAGTGATTAAGGGTTACAACAATAGGCACTTGGTATTTCTGCATATTTTCAATATGTTTTTCTAAGTTTACTATTCCAGTTTTTAAAGCATTTAAATTCTCTTCTGAAAGACTTGCTTTATTTACCCCACCGTTATATTTTAAAGCTCTTATAGTTGCCACTAATACGATTGCATCAGGCTTTAATTTACTTTGTCTACATTTGATATCTAAGAATTTTTCTGCTCCTAAGTCTGCACCAAATCCTGCTTCTGTTACTACGATATCTGATAATTTTAAAGCCAATTTTGTAGCTCTTACACTATTACAACCATGTGCAATATTAGCAAATGGTCCGCCATGCATAATGGCAGGCGTATGTTCTAAGGTTTGAACCAAATTAGGTTTAATGGCATCTTTCAGTAACACAGATAAAGCACCTGTAATATTTAAGTCATTTACAGTAACAGGTTGACCTTTAAAATTATAAGCAATTATAATCTTACTTAATCTTTCTCTTAAATCATTGATATCTTCTGCAAGACATAGTATGGCCATTATTTCAGATGCTACTGTAATAATAAAACCGTCTTCTCTAGGGACACCTTGCATTTTCCCACCAAGACCAATTACAATATTTCTAAGGGCCCTGTCATTCATGTCCATGACTCTTTTCCAAACAATTTGCCTTGTATCAATTTCTAATAAATTCCCTTGTTGCAAATGATTATCCAGAATTGCAGATACTAAGTTGTGGGCACTGGTTACGGCATGTATATCCCCTGTAAAATGAAGATTAATATCTTCCATAGGAACGACTTGTGCATATCCGCCCCCTGCAGCACCACCCTTTATTCCCATACAAGGTCCTAATGAAGGTTCTCTAAGGGCTATAATAGCCTTTTGGCCTAGTTTACCTAAAGCTTGTCCTAATCCTACAGTAGTGGTTGTTTTTCCCTCACCTGCAGGTGTCGGATTGATTGCTGTTACAAGTACCAATTTGCCGTTTTTATTGTCTCCCACTTTGTCCCAAATTGAATCTGCAAATTTGGCTTTATATTTTCCATATAGCTCTAAATCATCATAGTCTACACCAATTGATTTAGCTACCTCTTCTATTAAATTTAATTTTGCCTCTTGTGCAATTGTAATATCATTTTTCATGTTTATGAACCTCCTAGAGTATTTGCTTATTTAATTGTACTTCTCTTTACTTTAATCCCCTACACTAAGGTCTTGAGGTACTTTAACTAAGCTTCAAGTTACCTTTATTATATCAGATTATATATATAAGCAATATTAATATTACTTAATAATATATTTAGCACAGCTAATAACTATTTTTTTCTAATAGGATTCATTGTTTGAATTAATATCTGCCATAGATTTTAACACTTTTCTTGGTTTAGAACCTTCATCTGGACCAACAATACCCGCTTCATGTAATTGATCCATTAATCTAGATGCTCTATTAAAACCTATTCTAAAAATTCTTTGAAACATAGATATAGATGCTTTTTCTTTTTCAGCAACAAGTTTTACTGCCTCATCAAAAAATTCGTCTTTTTCTTCTGCTGTATAACTTTGTTCAACTGTTGCGCTTGATATCTTTTCTATAACCTGTTCGTTATAATTGGCATCTTCTTGATTATTTTTAACAAATTCAACAATATTACTCACTTCTTTATCTGATATAAAAGCACCTTGGATTCTAAGTGGCTTTGTATAGCCTACTGGATAAAACAACATATCTCCTTTACCAAGGAGTTTTTCTGCTCCATTCATATCAATAATTGTTCTTGAATCCGTTCCTGATGACACAGAAAATGCTATTCTTGATGGTATATTAGCTTTAATGACGCCAGTAATGACATTTACAGATGGTCTTTGGGTAGCAATAACCAAATGAATACCTGCAGCCCTTGCCATTTGAGCCAAACGACAAATAGCATCTTCTACTTCTCCTGGTGCAACCATCATAAGATCCGCTAACTCATCTACAATAATTACAATTTTAGGCAATTCATTTTCATCTTCCATCTCTCTAACTTTTTCATTATAGCCATTTAAATCACGAACATTATATTCAGCAAACTTTTTATATCGATCTGTCATTTCTGCAACAGCCCAATTTAAAGCAGAAGATGCTTTTTTGGGATCTGTTACTACTGGTATTAACAGGTGTGGTATACCATTATACACACTTAATTCAACCATTTTAGGGTCTATCATAATCAATTTTACATCAGATGGTTTTGCTTTATAAATAATACTTGTAATTAATGTATTGATACAAACACTTTTCCCAGATCCAGTAGCCCCTGCCACAAGTAGATGTGGCATTTTTCCAATATCAGCAATTACGACTTTTCCAGCAATATCCTTACCAACAGAAAAAGCTAAACTTGAAGGGTATTTATCAAAATCATCTGTTTCAATTAAATCCCTAAGAAGTACCGGTTGATTATCCACATTAGGCACTTCAATACCAATAGCCGCTTTTCCTGGAATTGGTGCTTCTATTCTTAAATCCGATGCTGCTAAGTTAAGTTTAATATCGTCCATTAAGCTTACAATTCTACTAACCTTTACCCCTTGTTCTGGTTGTAATTCATATCGGGTTACCGTAGGACCACAACTTACATTTAAGATATTAACTTTTACGCCAAAGTTCTCAAGGGTTTGCTGTAGTTTATTTGCATTATCTATAATCAATTGTTTAGAATTACCAGTTTTATTGATTTTACCTTTTTGCAACAGTTCAATAGGAGGAAACTCATAGTTATAATCTCCTACAATGTTTTCTTTAGATATCTCTAGGGTTGTTGTTGCTGTCTCTTCTTTTTTTGTTCCTTCAGCTTTATTAGCTTCAACAGCACTTACTTCCTCCATAGGCATTGTCAGTTGTTCTATGTTTTCTGGCATAGTTACTCGCTCCAACATATTTGACTGATCTAAAGAGGCATAAGACAATTCTTTTTTGTTTTTTTTCTCTTCTTCATTACTATCTCCATCTACTTCTTGATAATGTTCTATGGTAAATGATTTTTTTTCTTTGTTTTCTTCTTTTTTAATCTTATTATTTTTAACTTGTTTGTTCAAATAATTATAGATAGATTTACTTACTTTATTCACTAATTTTACAAAAGACTTTTCCGTTAATAGAATCATTAATACAATAACCATACAACTTAAAACAATATATGTACCCCATCTACCAAAAAGCAAAATCATCATTTGCCCTATCATTCCACCTATTAAACCTCCACCTTCTTTTGTAGAAGATGAATAAGTAAAGTGGTCATATATGTTTCTAAATGTTTCGATTTCAATACCTTGAGTGATTTGCATAAATATGGTTACGACTAACAATAATAGTGATGAAAAAATCACTTTTCTTTTGGCCAATTGACTAGATTTATTAGCTAGTTTAAATATGGTTATAAAAATTAGATAAAAAGGTATTATATAAGCAGTAAAGCCAATCAAGCCAAAAATCACTTTATTAATCGCATTACCTACAACGCCAGCCCTTATTGTGTATATACTTATAAACAACAATAAGGCAATTGCTATCACAATTACGAGAGTGATTTCATCACTAAATATACTTTTTTCTTTTTTGTCTTTTTTAACTTTAGAACCTTTGGAACCTTTAGAAACAATTTGCTTCTTTATAGGTTTCTTTTTCACTGGTTTTTTCTGCATTAAAATGCCTCCTGTTATCTAATGACACTACTAATTATAGAAACAATCCCTACAACAACACAATAATAAGCAAAGTAGTGTAATTTTTTATTTCTAAGCAATATGATTAGAGTTTTAATACATATAAATCCTACTACCGCTGATGCTAAGGTACCTAATAAATAAGGTGCAGAGACCATATTATCAAAAGACTCGGTAACATCTCTTAATTCAAGTAATGTAGCACCTAGTACTGGGGGTATGGACATAATAAATGAAAATTTTATAGCAAAACCTTTGTCTAATCCATTTAATAATCCACCAACGATTGTTGATCCTGATCTTGATATGCCAGGGATTATAGCTAAACCTTGAAACAATCCTAAAACAAAAGCGTTTTTATATGTGGTCGTTTCTTCTGTTTTTTTCCCAACTTTAATTTTATCTGTTATGTATAATAGGGTTGCTGTTACCAGTAAAGCAATACCAACAACGAGCAAATTATTAAACAATCTATCCATATGATCTTTCATAAACAAACCAGCGATAGCTGTCGGGATAGTTGCAACCATAACCAACATTACAAATCTTCTATAAGGTGTATCAATGACTTTTCTATACTCTGGTTTTTTATTGGTTAATAGTC contains these protein-coding regions:
- a CDS encoding undecaprenyl-diphosphate phosphatase; protein product: MSILEGIIMGIVQGITEFLPVSSSGHLALARNLLGLDLAEGILFEVMVHLGTLLAIFAVYYKDIIQLFIEGLCIVRDFTINVFKSGMGLLTNKKPEYRKVIDTPYRRFVMLVMVATIPTAIAGLFMKDHMDRLFNNLLVVGIALLVTATLLYITDKIKVGKKTEETTTYKNAFVLGLFQGLAIIPGISRSGSTIVGGLLNGLDKGFAIKFSFIMSIPPVLGATLLELRDVTESFDNMVSAPYLLGTLASAVVGFICIKTLIILLRNKKLHYFAYYCVVVGIVSIISSVIR
- a CDS encoding formate--tetrahydrofolate ligase yields the protein MKNDITIAQEAKLNLIEEVAKSIGVDYDDLELYGKYKAKFADSIWDKVGDNKNGKLVLVTAINPTPAGEGKTTTTVGLGQALGKLGQKAIIALREPSLGPCMGIKGGAAGGGYAQVVPMEDINLHFTGDIHAVTSAHNLVSAILDNHLQQGNLLEIDTRQIVWKRVMDMNDRALRNIVIGLGGKMQGVPREDGFIITVASEIMAILCLAEDINDLRERLSKIIIAYNFKGQPVTVNDLNITGALSVLLKDAIKPNLVQTLEHTPAIMHGGPFANIAHGCNSVRATKLALKLSDIVVTEAGFGADLGAEKFLDIKCRQSKLKPDAIVLVATIRALKYNGGVNKASLSEENLNALKTGIVNLEKHIENMQKYQVPIVVTLNHFVSDTDKEVNFVKEYCETLGCEFALSNVWEKGGEGGIELANKVLYTLQNKESHFKLLYEDSATIKEKVETVAREIYGAKDVIYSASAEKTIKQIKELGMEHLPICIAKTQYSLSDNKDLLGRPKDFTINVREMYVSAGAGFVVVVTGDVMIMPGLPKRPAAENIDMDQSGKIIGLS
- a CDS encoding FtsK/SpoIIIE family DNA translocase, which codes for MQKKPVKKKPIKKQIVSKGSKGSKVKKDKKEKSIFSDEITLVIVIAIALLLFISIYTIRAGVVGNAINKVIFGLIGFTAYIIPFYLIFITIFKLANKSSQLAKRKVIFSSLLLLVVTIFMQITQGIEIETFRNIYDHFTYSSSTKEGGGLIGGMIGQMMILLFGRWGTYIVLSCMVIVLMILLTEKSFVKLVNKVSKSIYNYLNKQVKNNKIKKEENKEKKSFTIEHYQEVDGDSNEEEKKNKKELSYASLDQSNMLERVTMPENIEQLTMPMEEVSAVEANKAEGTKKEETATTTLEISKENIVGDYNYEFPPIELLQKGKINKTGNSKQLIIDNANKLQQTLENFGVKVNILNVSCGPTVTRYELQPEQGVKVSRIVSLMDDIKLNLAASDLRIEAPIPGKAAIGIEVPNVDNQPVLLRDLIETDDFDKYPSSLAFSVGKDIAGKVVIADIGKMPHLLVAGATGSGKSVCINTLITSIIYKAKPSDVKLIMIDPKMVELSVYNGIPHLLIPVVTDPKKASSALNWAVAEMTDRYKKFAEYNVRDLNGYNEKVREMEDENELPKIVIIVDELADLMMVAPGEVEDAICRLAQMARAAGIHLVIATQRPSVNVITGVIKANIPSRIAFSVSSGTDSRTIIDMNGAEKLLGKGDMLFYPVGYTKPLRIQGAFISDKEVSNIVEFVKNNQEDANYNEQVIEKISSATVEQSYTAEEKDEFFDEAVKLVAEKEKASISMFQRIFRIGFNRASRLMDQLHEAGIVGPDEGSKPRKVLKSMADINSNNESY
- the folD gene encoding bifunctional methylenetetrahydrofolate dehydrogenase/methenyltetrahydrofolate cyclohydrolase FolD, which encodes MAAKLIDGKKISNDIKEELKGKVAELKNKGITPTLAVVLVGKDEASKVYVSHKKKACEYIGIHSLSYEMSEETSEIELLNLINELNNKKDVHGILVQLPLPKGIDEQKVIKAIDPSKDVDGFHPESVGALSIGQVGFVSCTPYGIIELLKRSNIDIEGKECVVIGRSNIVGKPMGMLLLRENGTVTICHSRTKDLKEVTKRADILVAAIGKPKFVTKEFVKDGAVVIDVGIHRVDGKLCGDVDFDDVVEHVSAITPVPGGVGPMTIAMLMSNCVQSAERLG